A single genomic interval of Centropristis striata isolate RG_2023a ecotype Rhode Island chromosome 8, C.striata_1.0, whole genome shotgun sequence harbors:
- the tcaim gene encoding T-cell activation inhibitor, mitochondrial, whose translation MSVNSLLRYTVRLKRKHVATHLFQHRALSGADAVNALRPFYFAVHPDFFGQFPREREVNENSLKRLNGYLEHLQKPGSQSIQPMKLTFYVRDTKDSNDMQPDLLTSGFRSVSFTLHTNDVLSTVMNVLKSCSLPMEHMKGLKTSAETSKRPPEAGLSFYRPIKWDKSYYAFTGFRDPEQELQQAKRVEPRLILWLRNNEPEATKKHSASLPLRDELNRLKKELCHKFNLADIRWQRSWGVAHRCCLLQSLSRLSQQNPEALINLQGHTVVFADQSGMNASGHIMLGTMDVHHQWTKLFEQLPSYRSLQQQTDWLKERISLLLGGTQVVHVERLGPVQPIAEHYSTLNTFHKNLMSRHLRLHPRSLQGLTMLLENDRSNPSLHQMGHFIIPTNCDPPKLQVFLQSHAPEARLRTQRKNQLQAEEDAVVKLCLQTLSLRSLSKEPSVSSSQMILCCKRLVEQRSPLMQGLHFCVSHFYSVMQDGDLCVPWDWKS comes from the exons ATGTCTGTCAACTCCCTCCTGAGATACACCGTCAG GCTGAAGAGGAAACATGTGGCTACACATTTATTCCAGCACAGAGCTCTGTCAGGGGCAGATGCTGTCAATGCACTCAGACCGTTTTATTTTGCAGTCCATCCTGACTTCTTTGGTCAATTTCCCAGGGAACGG GAAGTAAATGAGAATTCATTAAAGAGGTTAAATGGCTATCTGGAACATCTGCAGAAACCCGGCTCACAGTCCATTCAGCCAATGAAACTCACTTTTTATGTCAGGGACACAAAGGACAGCAATGATATGCAGCCAGACCTCCTCACCTCAG GGTTCCGGTCAGTGAGTTTCACTCTGCACACAAACGATGTCTTGAGCACAGTGATGAACGTCTTGAAGTCCTGCAGCCTTCCCATGGAGCACATGAAGGGACTGAAAACAAGTGCAGAGACATCTAAACGTCCACCTGAGGCAGGGCTGTCCTTTTACAGACCAATCAAATGGGATAAGAGCTACTACGCCTTCACTGGTTTCAGAGACCCTGagcaggagctgcagcaggCTAAAAGAGTTGAGCCTAGACTCAT CTTGTGGCTGAGAAACAACGAGCCTGAGGCGACGAAGAAGCACAGTGCTAGTCTTCCTCTGAGAGATGAGCTGAACAGACTGAAGAAGGAACTGTGTCACAAATTTAATCTGGCTGATATCAG GTGGCAGCGCAGCTGGGGAGTGGCCCACAGGTGCTGTCTGCTTCAGAGTCTAAGCCGACTGTCCCAGCAGAACCCAGAGGCCCTGATCAACCTGCAAG GACACACTGTTGTGTTTGCTGACCAGTCAGGGATGAATGCCTCTGGACACATCATGCTGGGAACCATGGATGTTCACCATCAGTGGACCAAA CTGTTTGAGCAGCTGCCCAGCTAtcgcagcctgcagcagcagactgaCTGGCTGAAAGAGAGGATCAGCCTCCTCCTTGGTGGGACTCAAGTGGTCCACGTGGAGAGACTAGGACCAGTCCAGCCCATCGCCGAGCACTACAGCACCCTTAACACTTTCCACAAGAACCTGATGTCCCGACACCTTCGCCTGCACCCCCGAAGCCTACAGGGGCTCACCATGTTGTTGGAGAA TGACCGCTCAAACCCCAGTCTTCATCAGATGGGGCACTTCATTATCCCCACCAACTGTGACCCTCCTAAGCTGCAGGTCTTCCTCCAGAGTCACGCCCCTGAGGCCAGACTGCGCACACAACGCAAAAACCA gCTGCAGGCGGAGGAGGACGCTGTGGTGAAGCTGTGTCTCCAGACTCTGTCTCTCAGGAGTCTGTCCAAGGAGCCCAGTGTCAGCTCCAGCCAGATGATTCTGTGCTGTAAAAGGCTGGTGGAGCAGCGCTCCCCCCTCATGCAAGGCCTCCACTTCTGTGTTTCTCATTTCTACTCAGTTATGCAAGATGGGGACCTGTGTGTCCCCTGGGACTGGAAGAGCTGA